Proteins from one Candidatus Zixiibacteriota bacterium genomic window:
- a CDS encoding geranylgeranylglycerol-phosphate geranylgeranyltransferase, with amino-acid sequence MSTRTSSPMDSVLAWWRLARGNNALLAGAASWIGAYLATGRWLHSALPGAILAPILIAAAGNIDNDLHDRPIDTLNGLDRPLVTGAISVGAARIVRIALLLLGLGAACACGWRSALIAMTVVVVLVLYNRRLSGIPVFGNVAVALTGSASIVYGAVCTVPTDPSDWIAPGWGALAAFWLHLPREILKDALDVAGDAVSGRRTLATAYGRAPAIRVAALLMSVAAVIVLIIGLGPWFGPLYLFGVIVTIIPALLLGAAQCWFNPSEDGASRWSAGLKLCMLAGLAWLALGRLNP; translated from the coding sequence ATGAGCACACGCACCTCCAGCCCAATGGACTCCGTCCTCGCCTGGTGGCGTTTGGCGCGCGGCAACAATGCGCTCCTGGCGGGAGCCGCCTCATGGATCGGTGCCTATCTGGCCACTGGACGGTGGCTGCACAGTGCGCTGCCAGGCGCGATCCTGGCGCCGATTCTCATCGCCGCCGCCGGGAACATCGATAATGACCTACACGACCGCCCGATCGACACACTCAATGGGCTCGACCGTCCGCTTGTGACGGGAGCCATTTCGGTCGGCGCCGCGCGGATTGTCCGTATTGCACTTCTGTTGCTGGGTCTGGGGGCCGCCTGTGCCTGCGGTTGGCGCTCCGCGCTGATCGCCATGACCGTTGTGGTCGTCCTCGTCCTCTACAACCGACGGCTCTCGGGAATTCCGGTTTTCGGCAACGTCGCCGTTGCCCTCACCGGATCCGCGTCGATCGTGTACGGAGCGGTCTGCACTGTGCCGACCGATCCCTCCGACTGGATCGCACCGGGCTGGGGGGCGCTGGCCGCTTTCTGGCTGCACCTGCCGCGGGAAATCCTGAAGGATGCGCTGGACGTTGCCGGCGATGCTGTCTCCGGACGGCGCACTCTTGCCACAGCCTATGGCCGGGCCCCAGCCATTCGAGTGGCGGCGCTCCTGATGTCGGTAGCCGCTGTCATCGTGCTCATAATCGGCCTCGGACCTTGGTTCGGGCCTCTCTACCTCTTTGGCGTGATCGTCACGATCATCCCGGCGCTCCTACTTGGGGCGGCCCAGTGTTGGTTCAACCCTTCCGAAGACGGCGCTTCTCGTTGGTCCGCGGGTCTCAAGCTGTGCATGTTGGCGGGCCTGGCGTGGCTGGCGCTGGGGCGTCTCAATCCGTGA